The following proteins are encoded in a genomic region of Oryctolagus cuniculus chromosome 13, mOryCun1.1, whole genome shotgun sequence:
- the PGER8 gene encoding prostaglandin-E(2) 9-reductase isoform X2, with amino-acid sequence MDPKHQRAALNDGHSIPVLGLGTYAPDAVPKSEAGEATKIAIDVGYRHIDSSHAYQNEEEVGLAIRSKIADGTVKREDVFYTSKLWCTFFRPELVRTGLEQSLKKLQLDYVDLYLMHFPVAMKPGKELYPKDEQGKIILDIVDICATWEAMEKCRDAGLAKSIGVSNFNRRQLEMILNKPGLKYKPVCNQVECHPYLNQSKLLDFCKSIDVVLVAYGALGSSRDPKWVDQSYPVLLEDPVICALAKKHKRSPALIALRYQLQRGVVVLAKSFIEKEIKENIQLSSEDMKALDGLNKNLRYYPADIFIGYPNYPFSDEY; translated from the exons ATGGATCCTAAACATCAGCGAGCGGCATTAAACGATGGTCACTCCATTCCTGTACTGGGACTTGGCACCTATGCACCGGATGCG GTTCCTAAGAGTGAGGCTGGGGAGGCCACCAAAATAGCCATAGATGTTGGTTATCGCCATATTGATTCTTCTCATGCATACCAAAATGAAGAGGAAGTAGGCCTTGCCATCCGAAGCAAGATTGCAGATGGCACTGTGAAGAGAGAAGATGTATTCTACACTTCAAAG CTTTGGTGCACTTTCTTTCGACCAGAGTTGGTTCGAACCGGCTTGGAGCAATCACTGAAAAAACTTCAACTGGACTATGTTGATCTGTACCTTATGCATTTCCCAGTAGCTATGAAG CCTGGGAAGGAGCTATACCCAAAAGATGAACAAGGAAAAATAATACTTGACATAGTGGATATCTgtgccacttgggag GCCATGGAAAAGTGCAGGGATGCAGGACTGGCCAAGTCCATCGGGGTGTCCAACTTCAACCGCAGGCAGTTGGAGATGATTCTGAACAAGCCAGGGCTGAAGTACAAACCCGTCTGCAACCAG GTGGAATGCCATCCATATCTCAACCAAAGCAAACTGCTAGATTTTTGCAAGTCCATAGATGTTGTTCTGGTTGCCTATGGTGCTCTGGGATCAAGTCGAGATCCAAAAtg GGTGGATCAGAGCTACCCGGTTCTCCTGGAAGATCCAGTCATCTGTGCCTTGGCAAAAAAGCACAAACGAAGTCCAGCTCTGATTGCCCTTCGCTACCAGCTGCAGCGTGGAGTTGTGGTCCTGGCCAAGAGTTTCATAGAGAAGGAGATCAAAGAGAACATTCAG TTGTCTTCAGAGGACATGAAAGCTCTGGATGGCCTGAACAAAAATCTTCGCTATTATCCAGCTGATAT ctTTATTGGATACCCAAATTACCCATTTTCTGATGAATATTAG
- the PGER8 gene encoding prostaglandin-E(2) 9-reductase isoform X1: MDPKHQRAALNDGHSIPVLGLGTYAPDAVPKSEAGEATKIAIDVGYRHIDSSHAYQNEEEVGLAIRSKIADGTVKREDVFYTSKLWCTFFRPELVRTGLEQSLKKLQLDYVDLYLMHFPVAMKPGKELYPKDEQGKIILDIVDICATWEAMEKCRDAGLAKSIGVSNFNRRQLEMILNKPGLKYKPVCNQVECHPYLNQSKLLDFCKSIDVVLVAYGALGSSRDPKWVDQSYPVLLEDPVICALAKKHKRSPALIALRYQLQRGVVVLAKSFIEKEIKENIQVFEFQLSSEDMKALDGLNKNLRYYPADIFIGYPNYPFSDEY, encoded by the exons ATGGATCCTAAACATCAGCGAGCGGCATTAAACGATGGTCACTCCATTCCTGTACTGGGACTTGGCACCTATGCACCGGATGCG GTTCCTAAGAGTGAGGCTGGGGAGGCCACCAAAATAGCCATAGATGTTGGTTATCGCCATATTGATTCTTCTCATGCATACCAAAATGAAGAGGAAGTAGGCCTTGCCATCCGAAGCAAGATTGCAGATGGCACTGTGAAGAGAGAAGATGTATTCTACACTTCAAAG CTTTGGTGCACTTTCTTTCGACCAGAGTTGGTTCGAACCGGCTTGGAGCAATCACTGAAAAAACTTCAACTGGACTATGTTGATCTGTACCTTATGCATTTCCCAGTAGCTATGAAG CCTGGGAAGGAGCTATACCCAAAAGATGAACAAGGAAAAATAATACTTGACATAGTGGATATCTgtgccacttgggag GCCATGGAAAAGTGCAGGGATGCAGGACTGGCCAAGTCCATCGGGGTGTCCAACTTCAACCGCAGGCAGTTGGAGATGATTCTGAACAAGCCAGGGCTGAAGTACAAACCCGTCTGCAACCAG GTGGAATGCCATCCATATCTCAACCAAAGCAAACTGCTAGATTTTTGCAAGTCCATAGATGTTGTTCTGGTTGCCTATGGTGCTCTGGGATCAAGTCGAGATCCAAAAtg GGTGGATCAGAGCTACCCGGTTCTCCTGGAAGATCCAGTCATCTGTGCCTTGGCAAAAAAGCACAAACGAAGTCCAGCTCTGATTGCCCTTCGCTACCAGCTGCAGCGTGGAGTTGTGGTCCTGGCCAAGAGTTTCATAGAGAAGGAGATCAAAGAGAACATTCAG GTGTTTGAATTTCAGTTGTCTTCAGAGGACATGAAAGCTCTGGATGGCCTGAACAAAAATCTTCGCTATTATCCAGCTGATAT ctTTATTGGATACCCAAATTACCCATTTTCTGATGAATATTAG